From Virgibacillus natechei, the proteins below share one genomic window:
- the rplK gene encoding 50S ribosomal protein L11 encodes MAKKVIKLVKLQIPAGKANPAPPVGPALGQAGVNIMGFCKEFNARTQEQAGTVIPVEITVFEDRSFTFITKTPPAAVLLKQAASIETASGEPNRNKVGTVTGDQVKEIAETKMEDLNAADVEAAIRMVEGTARSMGISIQ; translated from the coding sequence GTGGCTAAAAAAGTAATCAAGTTAGTGAAATTACAAATTCCTGCAGGAAAAGCAAATCCAGCACCGCCAGTAGGACCAGCATTAGGTCAAGCAGGTGTTAATATTATGGGATTTTGTAAAGAATTTAACGCACGTACACAAGAACAAGCAGGTACAGTTATCCCTGTAGAAATCACGGTATTTGAAGACCGTTCATTTACATTTATTACAAAAACTCCACCTGCAGCTGTATTGCTGAAACAAGCAGCTAGTATTGAAACTGCTTCAGGTGAGCCTAACCGTAATAAAGTAGGAACAGTAACGGGCGATCAAGTAAAAGAAATCGCTGAAACTAAAATGGAAGACTTAAACGCTGCTGATGTAGAAGCAGCGATACGCATGGTTGAAGGAACTGCACGCAGCATGGGTATCTCGATTCAATAA
- a CDS encoding NYN domain-containing protein, translating to MDVLVVDGYNIIGAWDELQRLKERDMAQARDRLIESMAEYQAYSGYRVIVVFDAYYVHGIANKLKAYKVEIIFTKEKETADECIEKLVKNLKNVQNQVYVATSDYAEQSTIFGRGALRKSARELHIELRNIEKEIEERIETHKKIQPQSRITLDKDILEKFEKWRRGDA from the coding sequence GTGGATGTATTAGTTGTAGACGGCTATAATATTATCGGTGCATGGGACGAGTTACAACGGTTAAAAGAACGGGATATGGCGCAGGCTCGCGATCGTTTAATTGAATCAATGGCCGAATATCAGGCTTATTCAGGCTACCGTGTTATTGTTGTGTTTGATGCATACTATGTACACGGAATTGCCAATAAACTCAAAGCATATAAGGTTGAAATTATATTTACCAAAGAAAAAGAGACAGCGGATGAATGTATTGAGAAACTCGTTAAAAATTTGAAAAACGTTCAAAATCAAGTGTATGTAGCGACATCTGATTATGCCGAACAAAGTACCATATTCGGCAGAGGTGCATTACGAAAGTCGGCAAGGGAGCTTCATATTGAGTTACGGAATATCGAGAAGGAAATCGAAGAACGTATTGAGACTCATAAGAAAATACAACCACAATCCAGAATAACACTCGACAAGGATATTTTGGAAAAATTCGAAAAATGGCGTCGAGGGGATGCTTAA
- the rplL gene encoding 50S ribosomal protein L7/L12, which translates to MSKEQIIEEIKEMSVLDLNDLVKAIEEEFGVTAAAPVAAGAAAGEGEAAEEQTEFDVVLESAGDSKIKVVKAVREITGLGLKDAKDVVDNAPKAVKEGVTKEEAEEIKGKLEEVGAGVEVK; encoded by the coding sequence ATGTCTAAAGAACAAATCATTGAAGAAATTAAAGAAATGTCCGTATTAGATTTAAATGACTTAGTAAAAGCAATTGAAGAAGAGTTCGGTGTAACTGCAGCAGCACCAGTAGCAGCAGGAGCCGCAGCAGGAGAAGGCGAAGCTGCTGAAGAACAAACTGAATTTGATGTAGTACTTGAAAGTGCTGGAGATTCAAAAATTAAAGTTGTTAAAGCAGTTCGTGAAATCACAGGTCTTGGTCTTAAAGACGCAAAAGACGTTGTTGACAACGCGCCAAAAGCAGTTAAAGAAGGCGTGACAAAAGAAGAAGCTGAAGAAATTAAAGGTAAACTTGAAGAAGTAGGCGCAGGTGTAGAAGTTAAGTAA
- the rpmG gene encoding 50S ribosomal protein L33 codes for MSKKITLSCAICSSRNYTTNKNVSTEPSRLEVKKYCKTCGKHTLHRETK; via the coding sequence ATGAGTAAAAAGATAACGTTATCGTGTGCAATTTGTTCAAGCAGAAACTACACAACGAATAAAAATGTATCCACAGAACCTAGTCGCTTGGAAGTAAAGAAGTACTGCAAAACATGTGGGAAACATACATTGCACCGCGAGACAAAATAA
- the cysS gene encoding cysteine--tRNA ligase, with translation MPIKVYNTLTRQKENFQALRDGRVSMYVCGPTVYNYIHIGNARPAIVFDSVRRYFEYKGYTVDYVLNFTDVDDKIIKSAIELGEEVQDVADKFIDAYLSDVEALGVQKATYNPRVTETMNDIISFIEGLIEKGYAYAVDGDVYFKPRAFEGYGKLSHQSIDELRSGARIQVGEKKEDPLDFALWKDAKDGEIAWDSPWGRGRPGWHIECSAMARKYLGETIDIHAGGQDLAFPHHENEIAQSEAMTDQTFANYWMHNGYINIDNEKMSKSVGNFVLTKDLIEHYDPRVLRFFMLSVHYRNPINFTETLLSSAKNSLDRINTAYFNLEHRKQTSMNLVDDNDQWLQKISELEQQFEVEMDDDFNTANAITVLFELAKEANVYLQSKQTSTTVIEAFQETMLTFVHVLGIDLQEEEELIDEQIEALIQERNEARKNRDFSRADEIRDLLKEKNIFLEDTAQGVRWKRG, from the coding sequence ATGCCGATAAAAGTTTATAATACACTAACACGTCAAAAAGAAAATTTTCAAGCGCTTCGTGATGGAAGAGTAAGCATGTATGTTTGTGGTCCGACCGTATATAATTATATCCACATAGGGAACGCTCGTCCTGCTATTGTTTTTGATTCTGTCCGTAGATACTTTGAATACAAAGGGTATACGGTTGATTATGTGTTAAATTTCACGGATGTGGATGATAAGATTATTAAAAGCGCAATTGAGCTGGGAGAAGAGGTACAGGATGTAGCGGATAAATTTATCGATGCATACCTGAGCGATGTAGAGGCTTTAGGCGTACAAAAAGCAACGTATAATCCACGTGTTACAGAAACAATGAATGATATTATTAGCTTTATTGAAGGCTTAATTGAAAAAGGGTATGCCTATGCAGTGGATGGAGATGTATACTTTAAGCCTCGTGCATTTGAAGGCTATGGAAAGCTATCGCATCAATCCATTGATGAGTTGCGTTCAGGGGCAAGAATTCAAGTTGGCGAGAAAAAAGAAGACCCACTTGATTTTGCTCTATGGAAAGATGCAAAAGACGGAGAAATAGCATGGGATTCCCCGTGGGGACGCGGAAGACCTGGGTGGCATATTGAATGTTCTGCAATGGCCAGAAAATATTTAGGTGAAACGATCGATATCCATGCAGGTGGACAGGATCTAGCGTTCCCTCATCATGAAAATGAAATTGCACAATCGGAAGCTATGACAGATCAAACGTTTGCAAATTACTGGATGCATAATGGTTATATTAATATTGACAATGAAAAGATGTCGAAGTCAGTTGGTAACTTTGTGCTTACAAAAGATTTGATTGAACATTACGATCCACGGGTTCTTCGCTTCTTTATGCTTAGTGTTCATTACCGCAATCCAATTAACTTCACTGAAACGTTATTAAGTAGTGCGAAGAATAGTCTGGATCGTATTAATACAGCCTACTTTAATTTGGAGCATCGTAAGCAAACAAGTATGAATTTAGTGGATGACAACGATCAGTGGTTGCAAAAAATATCGGAATTAGAACAACAATTTGAAGTGGAAATGGATGATGATTTTAATACAGCAAATGCTATTACAGTACTATTCGAGTTGGCGAAAGAAGCGAATGTTTACTTACAATCAAAACAAACGTCGACAACGGTTATAGAAGCTTTTCAGGAAACAATGCTTACGTTCGTTCATGTGCTAGGGATTGATTTGCAAGAAGAAGAAGAGCTAATAGATGAGCAAATAGAAGCGTTGATTCAAGAAAGAAATGAAGCTAGAAAAAATCGTGACTTTTCCCGTGCGGATGAAATTAGGGATCTGTTAAAAGAAAAAAATATTTTTCTGGAAGATACAGCCCAAGGCGTTCGCTGGAAAAGAGGCTAA
- a CDS encoding class I SAM-dependent methyltransferase yields the protein MSEHYFSQKPQSGSSPKTWKYQLRKSVYTFTSDVGVFSKNEVDFGSKLLTEQFREPSISGDFLDLGCGYGPIGIALADHYSDRNIVLSDVNERALSLARKNAAQNHVENTVFVLSDQFSNLTDLSFAAIVMNPPIRAGKKVVHQMLEGSKAALQDHGELWVVIQKKQGAPSTKAKLEELFEDVVVIARDKGYFILRASNV from the coding sequence ATGTCTGAGCATTACTTTTCACAAAAACCCCAATCTGGAAGTTCACCCAAGACGTGGAAATATCAATTACGAAAAAGCGTATATACATTCACTAGTGATGTCGGTGTTTTTTCTAAAAACGAAGTAGATTTTGGTTCAAAGTTGTTAACGGAACAATTCAGAGAACCAAGTATTAGTGGGGATTTTTTAGACCTTGGCTGTGGTTATGGGCCAATCGGCATTGCTCTAGCTGATCACTATAGTGATCGAAACATAGTATTGTCGGATGTGAATGAACGAGCATTATCATTAGCACGTAAAAATGCAGCGCAGAACCACGTTGAGAATACCGTTTTTGTGTTAAGTGATCAGTTTTCTAATTTAACTGATCTCTCTTTTGCGGCGATTGTAATGAATCCACCGATTAGAGCTGGGAAAAAAGTCGTTCATCAAATGTTAGAAGGATCGAAAGCAGCATTACAGGATCACGGAGAATTGTGGGTCGTTATCCAAAAGAAACAAGGTGCTCCATCAACGAAAGCGAAGTTAGAGGAACTATTTGAGGATGTAGTAGTAATTGCTAGAGATAAAGGCTACTTTATATTACGAGCATCAAATGTTTGA
- the secE gene encoding preprotein translocase subunit SecE, translating into MFKFLKDVSREMKKVSWPKSRELTTYTITVIATVSFVAVFFAVVDFGISQFLNNFFE; encoded by the coding sequence ATGTTTAAGTTTTTAAAAGACGTTTCCAGAGAAATGAAAAAGGTTAGTTGGCCAAAAAGTCGTGAATTAACGACGTATACCATAACGGTAATAGCAACAGTAAGTTTTGTAGCAGTATTTTTTGCAGTGGTGGATTTTGGGATTTCCCAATTTCTAAACAATTTTTTTGAATAA
- the rplA gene encoding 50S ribosomal protein L1: protein MAKKSKKHQEVAKLVDRSKSYEVSEAVALAKEAARANFDETVEAAFRLGVDPKKADQQIRGATVLPHGTGKTQRVLVFAKGDKAKEAEAAGADYVGETDYINQINQGWFEFDVIVATPDMMAEVGKLGRVLGPKGLMPNPKTGTVTFEVEKAIQDIKAGKVEYRVDKSSNIHVPIGKLSFDNEKLIENFVAITETLVKIKPQSSKGTYMRNASLASTMGPGIKVDVSSLARG, encoded by the coding sequence ATGGCTAAAAAATCAAAAAAGCATCAAGAAGTTGCAAAACTTGTTGATCGCTCTAAATCATATGAAGTAAGCGAAGCTGTTGCATTAGCGAAAGAAGCAGCTCGAGCAAACTTTGACGAAACAGTTGAAGCTGCATTTCGTTTAGGGGTTGACCCTAAGAAAGCAGACCAACAAATTCGTGGTGCAACTGTATTGCCACACGGAACTGGTAAAACGCAACGTGTGCTAGTGTTCGCAAAAGGTGATAAAGCAAAAGAAGCAGAAGCAGCTGGAGCAGATTATGTAGGAGAAACGGATTATATCAATCAAATTAACCAAGGTTGGTTTGAGTTTGATGTTATTGTTGCAACTCCTGACATGATGGCTGAAGTTGGTAAGCTAGGGCGCGTGCTTGGGCCAAAAGGTTTAATGCCTAACCCGAAAACAGGTACTGTTACGTTTGAAGTAGAAAAAGCTATCCAAGATATTAAGGCTGGTAAAGTAGAGTATCGTGTAGATAAATCTTCTAATATCCATGTTCCAATTGGTAAGCTTTCATTCGATAATGAAAAATTAATCGAAAACTTTGTAGCAATTACGGAAACCCTTGTTAAAATTAAACCGCAATCTTCAAAAGGCACTTACATGCGTAATGCTTCCCTAGCTTCCACAATGGGGCCTGGGATTAAAGTTGATGTTTCTAGTTTAGCTCGTGGCTAA
- the sigH gene encoding RNA polymerase sporulation sigma factor SigH, whose product MVGIKQVATDDKSLKMLNDDELLHLIHQGNSQALDFLIHKYRNFVWAKARTYFLIGADREDITQEGMIGLYKAIRDFDGDKLSSFKGFAELCVTRQIITAIKTATRQKHIPLNSYVSLDKPIYDEESDRTLLDVIAGSTGIDPQELLINREKFGDMESKLSELLSEFEKEVLRLYLDGQSYQEISLELKRHMKAVDNALQRVKRKLEQLIEANKVAH is encoded by the coding sequence GTGGTGGGTATCAAGCAAGTAGCGACAGATGATAAAAGCCTGAAAATGCTCAATGATGATGAATTACTACACTTGATTCATCAAGGGAATAGTCAAGCGCTAGACTTTTTAATACATAAATACAGAAATTTTGTCTGGGCAAAAGCACGTACTTATTTCTTAATTGGTGCAGATAGAGAAGATATTACGCAAGAAGGAATGATTGGTCTTTATAAAGCAATAAGAGATTTCGATGGGGACAAGTTGTCTTCATTTAAGGGTTTTGCTGAGCTGTGTGTAACACGACAAATAATTACTGCTATTAAGACTGCAACAAGACAAAAACACATTCCGCTTAATTCATATGTATCACTGGATAAACCAATTTATGACGAAGAGTCAGATCGGACGTTGCTCGATGTGATCGCTGGTTCCACAGGAATTGACCCACAGGAATTGCTTATAAACAGGGAAAAATTTGGTGATATGGAGTCTAAGTTATCGGAATTATTGAGCGAATTCGAAAAGGAAGTGCTCCGTTTATACTTAGATGGACAATCCTATCAGGAAATTTCCCTTGAATTAAAACGACATATGAAAGCGGTTGACAATGCGCTTCAGCGTGTTAAGCGAAAACTGGAGCAGTTAATCGAAGCGAATAAGGTCGCGCATTGA
- the rplJ gene encoding 50S ribosomal protein L10, whose amino-acid sequence MSGIIEKKKQVVEEITEKFRASQTAVIVDYRGLDVAEVTELRKELRDAGIDFKVYKNTMTRRAVEAAELSGLNETLVGPTAVAFSNDDVVAPARIINDFAKTHQELEIKGGVIEGEVASVDQMNELASLPNYEGMVSMLLSVLQAPVRNFAYVTKSVAEQKEEQGA is encoded by the coding sequence ATGTCTGGTATTATCGAAAAGAAAAAACAGGTTGTTGAAGAAATTACGGAAAAATTTCGTGCAAGCCAAACAGCTGTAATTGTTGATTATCGTGGACTTGATGTTGCTGAAGTAACAGAATTACGTAAAGAACTACGTGATGCAGGAATTGACTTTAAAGTATACAAAAACACGATGACACGCCGTGCGGTGGAAGCTGCAGAGTTATCAGGCCTAAATGAAACACTAGTTGGACCGACTGCAGTTGCATTTAGTAATGATGATGTCGTAGCACCTGCCAGAATTATTAATGATTTTGCAAAGACACATCAGGAGCTTGAAATCAAAGGTGGGGTAATCGAAGGTGAGGTTGCTTCCGTTGATCAAATGAACGAGCTTGCTAGCCTGCCGAACTATGAAGGTATGGTATCTATGCTACTTAGTGTGTTGCAAGCACCTGTACGTAACTTTGCTTATGTTACAAAATCGGTGGCAGAACAAAAAGAAGAACAAGGCGCATAA
- the rlmB gene encoding 23S rRNA (guanosine(2251)-2'-O)-methyltransferase RlmB, which produces MDQELIIGKNPVIEALTAGRSVNKVLLSEQLNAGAQGKLIQLGKTAGTIVQKVPKNKLDQLANGNHQGVIAYVASYQYASLEDLFNRAEERSEDPFFIILDELEDPHNLGSILRTADATGVHGVIIPKRRSVGLTATVAKTAAGAIEHVPVVRVTNISDTISELKERNVWIVGTEGNATEDYRVLEGTLPIALVIGNEGKGMSRLTAKKCDWTVSLPMQGSVESLNASVACSLLLYEVYRKRHPVGG; this is translated from the coding sequence GTGGATCAAGAACTCATTATCGGGAAAAATCCGGTTATAGAAGCATTAACCGCTGGACGGTCCGTTAATAAAGTATTGCTATCAGAACAGTTAAATGCAGGCGCTCAAGGGAAGTTAATACAACTTGGAAAAACAGCAGGGACAATTGTTCAAAAAGTACCTAAAAATAAGTTGGATCAGTTAGCAAATGGTAATCACCAAGGGGTTATTGCCTATGTAGCATCCTATCAATATGCATCATTGGAAGATCTATTTAACAGAGCGGAGGAACGAAGCGAAGATCCTTTTTTTATTATTTTGGACGAGCTAGAGGATCCGCATAACCTTGGGTCCATTTTACGTACAGCTGACGCTACTGGTGTACATGGTGTCATTATTCCAAAAAGGCGATCCGTTGGCTTAACAGCTACCGTAGCTAAAACAGCTGCAGGTGCAATAGAGCATGTCCCTGTGGTTCGGGTGACAAATATTTCAGATACAATCAGCGAGCTAAAGGAACGAAATGTATGGATTGTCGGTACAGAAGGAAATGCAACAGAGGACTATCGCGTATTAGAAGGTACACTGCCCATTGCGCTGGTTATTGGAAATGAAGGCAAAGGGATGAGCCGTTTAACAGCAAAAAAATGTGATTGGACAGTGAGTCTTCCCATGCAGGGTAGTGTTGAGTCCCTAAACGCCTCTGTAGCATGCAGCCTCTTGTTGTATGAGGTATATCGTAAAAGGCATCCGGTTGGTGGTTGA
- the nusG gene encoding transcription termination/antitermination protein NusG has translation MEKNWYVIHTYSGYENKVRMNLEKRVESMGMEDKIFRVLVPEDEETEIKDGKKKVTKKKFFPGYVLTEMVMTDDSWYVVRNTPGVTGFIGSSGGGAKPTPLLPEEVESVLKRMGVNESPVQVDFDIKEHVTVTDGPFTDFTGTIEHIDAEKQKVKVHVNMFGRETPVELDFSQVEKMV, from the coding sequence ATGGAGAAAAACTGGTATGTCATTCATACATATTCTGGGTATGAAAACAAAGTGAGAATGAATTTGGAAAAGCGTGTTGAATCAATGGGCATGGAAGATAAGATATTCCGTGTATTGGTTCCAGAAGACGAAGAAACTGAAATTAAAGATGGTAAAAAAAAGGTTACGAAAAAGAAGTTCTTCCCTGGTTATGTCTTAACAGAGATGGTTATGACTGATGATTCTTGGTATGTTGTGCGAAATACACCTGGAGTCACAGGATTTATTGGCTCTAGTGGTGGTGGGGCAAAACCAACCCCTCTATTACCTGAAGAAGTGGAATCCGTATTAAAACGCATGGGTGTAAATGAGTCACCTGTCCAAGTCGATTTCGACATAAAAGAACATGTGACGGTGACAGATGGACCGTTCACTGACTTTACTGGCACCATTGAGCATATTGATGCTGAAAAGCAAAAAGTAAAAGTTCATGTGAATATGTTCGGCAGAGAAACCCCAGTTGAACTGGACTTCTCACAAGTTGAGAAGATGGTGTAG
- a CDS encoding Mini-ribonuclease 3 produces the protein MVSDVKQMKSLALAYIGDAIYEVHVREHLLQTGQVKPNQLHQKAIMFVSGKAQADVILHWLEMGDLTNEEERIVARGRNAKSGSIPKNTSVQTYRYSTAFEALIGYHHLAKNQDRLTELLQKAVQFTERRN, from the coding sequence ATGGTGTCTGATGTGAAACAAATGAAAAGTCTAGCCCTGGCCTATATAGGTGACGCCATCTATGAGGTTCATGTACGAGAACATTTGCTACAGACAGGTCAGGTGAAACCGAATCAACTTCATCAAAAGGCGATCATGTTTGTATCAGGAAAGGCTCAAGCCGATGTTATTTTACATTGGCTTGAAATGGGGGACCTTACAAACGAGGAAGAGCGAATTGTTGCCCGTGGGCGGAATGCAAAGTCTGGTTCTATACCTAAAAATACAAGCGTACAAACCTATCGTTATAGTACCGCATTTGAAGCATTAATTGGCTACCATCATTTAGCAAAAAACCAAGACCGTTTAACGGAATTACTACAAAAAGCGGTTCAATTTACAGAAAGGAGGAATTAA